Proteins encoded by one window of Streptomyces uncialis:
- a CDS encoding SMI1/KNR4 family protein: protein MGEPRFIWSDPAPWIELEQEFGTEFPADFREIADAYGSILINNQLELRHPASHLLHDLGRFIRENLEFWREEGMAKYLPSRAGGGPGELLPIMTATTGEMVFLRVPDKPSSPWQVVVQEMDSPGWDLHEMTFGDWFLAYLRGEDVTVCSSDLAPDRPFYEPLP, encoded by the coding sequence TTGGGCGAACCTCGGTTCATCTGGTCGGACCCAGCGCCTTGGATCGAGCTGGAGCAGGAATTCGGTACCGAATTCCCTGCGGATTTCCGTGAAATCGCGGATGCCTACGGTTCGATCCTGATCAACAATCAGTTGGAGCTGCGGCATCCCGCCAGCCACCTTCTGCACGACCTGGGCCGGTTCATCAGGGAGAACCTCGAATTCTGGCGTGAGGAGGGCATGGCGAAATACCTGCCCAGCAGGGCGGGAGGGGGCCCCGGCGAACTTCTGCCGATCATGACGGCGACGACCGGGGAGATGGTCTTCCTCCGGGTTCCTGATAAGCCCTCGTCGCCCTGGCAGGTGGTGGTTCAGGAGATGGACAGCCCGGGCTGGGATCTGCACGAGATGACGTTCGGCGACTGGTTCCTGGCGTATCTCAGGGGCGAGGACGTGACGGTGTGCTCCAGTGACCTCGCACCGGACCGCCCGTTCTACGAGCCGCTTCCCTAG
- a CDS encoding NUDIX hydrolase, with amino-acid sequence MAGSDDQPLATDDRGNTLVSFLREDEGTPPGDAPTPAALVALWHDGRVLMVFGQFRQRWELPGGCIERGESPRQAATRELLEESGQAPDEPLRFTGYAKFVLAPDQRAEYLAVFTGNCTVVRGFRANEETTAMHWWDLGELLPGQVQPLDACLAALTR; translated from the coding sequence ATGGCCGGCTCCGACGACCAACCGCTCGCGACCGATGACCGCGGAAACACCCTGGTCTCCTTTCTCCGGGAGGACGAGGGAACGCCACCGGGGGATGCGCCGACCCCGGCGGCGCTGGTCGCTCTGTGGCACGACGGCCGGGTCCTCATGGTCTTCGGTCAGTTCCGTCAGCGCTGGGAACTTCCCGGTGGGTGCATCGAGCGGGGTGAGTCGCCTCGTCAGGCGGCCACGCGTGAGTTGCTGGAGGAGAGCGGGCAGGCGCCTGACGAACCGCTGCGCTTCACCGGGTACGCCAAGTTCGTCCTGGCCCCCGACCAGCGAGCCGAGTACCTGGCCGTGTTCACCGGCAACTGCACCGTGGTCCGCGGGTTCCGGGCCAACGAGGAGACGACTGCCATGCACTGGTGGGACCTCGGCGAACTGCTCCCCGGACAGGTTCAGCCCCTGGATGCCTGCCTCGCAGCGCTCACGCGCTAG
- a CDS encoding MarR family winged helix-turn-helix transcriptional regulator, translated as MSEAVCDASELLEVLWGRGQEATHAVTVSPSQLRALLVIEQDEGTNLRALGEAIGSSPPSVSRLCDRMEAMGLVERRPSRTSRREVELSLSPRGRVLLRESRANRKREVAAVLAVMGPAALDALAEGLAAFRAAAAQIEGRRGASASDGAASVANSA; from the coding sequence TTGTCCGAGGCAGTCTGCGACGCCTCGGAGCTTCTTGAGGTCTTGTGGGGACGGGGCCAGGAGGCCACGCACGCCGTCACCGTCTCTCCGTCGCAGCTGCGTGCCCTCCTCGTCATCGAACAGGACGAGGGGACGAATCTCCGGGCGCTCGGTGAAGCGATCGGGTCGAGCCCCCCGTCGGTGAGCCGGCTGTGCGACCGGATGGAGGCGATGGGACTGGTGGAACGACGTCCCAGCCGGACGAGCCGGCGCGAGGTCGAGCTCAGTCTCAGCCCACGGGGCCGCGTCCTGCTGCGGGAGAGCCGCGCGAACCGCAAACGTGAGGTGGCCGCCGTGCTGGCCGTGATGGGGCCCGCCGCCCTGGACGCGCTCGCCGAAGGGCTCGCGGCGTTCCGCGCGGCGGCGGCCCAGATCGAAGGCCGCCGAGGAGCGTCCGCGAGCGACGGTGCCGCTTCCGTCGCGAACAGTGCGTAG
- a CDS encoding PP2C family protein-serine/threonine phosphatase → MTHSPETAEALRAAAPYDLLETVRDLLAASHGAVLVDLFLADYGLTALNPLEAADRETVPAGDPPHPVPIHHGPHGRSFGSQEPYAHTDRPGGPVDHYLPVTVRGERLGVLTVRLPADRSTREAAEALMRTADILGHAILVAERDTDLYRRARRTSRLTLAAEMQWHLLPARACSGEEYAIGAQLEPAYAIHGDNYDWAADRDELTLSVTNGMGDGIQASLLTHLAVNALRNARRAGIPLADQAALADQALYEQHRGAAHVSTLLMRFELSTGRTQIVDAGSPQLWRRRQRSVERIEVDAQLPLGMFEETHYVAQELQVLPGDRLLVVSDGVFDATSPRGDLYGERALARAIHATSLLPAANVPRAVLRALAEFREADTIDDALVLCLDWFGRPNAPGR, encoded by the coding sequence GTGACCCACAGCCCCGAGACGGCGGAAGCACTGCGTGCGGCGGCCCCGTACGACTTGCTGGAGACGGTGCGTGACCTGCTTGCGGCGTCGCACGGAGCCGTCCTGGTGGACCTTTTCCTCGCGGACTACGGACTCACCGCCCTGAACCCCCTGGAAGCCGCCGACCGGGAGACAGTGCCGGCCGGTGATCCACCGCACCCGGTGCCGATCCACCACGGCCCCCACGGGCGGTCCTTCGGCAGCCAGGAGCCGTACGCGCACACGGACCGCCCCGGAGGCCCTGTCGACCACTACCTCCCGGTGACCGTACGCGGGGAGCGGCTCGGCGTGCTGACCGTACGGCTGCCCGCCGACCGGTCCACCCGCGAAGCCGCCGAAGCGCTGATGCGGACGGCCGACATCCTGGGTCACGCGATCCTCGTCGCGGAACGGGACACCGACCTGTACCGGCGGGCGCGCCGCACCAGCAGACTCACCCTGGCGGCGGAGATGCAGTGGCACCTGCTGCCCGCCCGCGCCTGCTCGGGCGAGGAGTACGCCATCGGCGCGCAGTTGGAGCCCGCCTACGCCATCCACGGCGACAACTACGACTGGGCCGCGGACCGCGATGAGCTGACCCTGTCCGTCACCAACGGCATGGGCGACGGGATCCAGGCGTCCCTGCTCACCCACCTGGCGGTGAACGCGCTCCGCAACGCCCGCCGGGCCGGTATCCCCCTCGCGGACCAGGCCGCCCTCGCGGACCAGGCCCTCTACGAACAGCACCGGGGCGCCGCCCACGTCTCCACCCTGCTCATGCGCTTCGAGCTCTCCACCGGACGTACGCAGATCGTGGACGCGGGCTCCCCCCAGCTCTGGCGGCGTCGGCAACGGTCCGTGGAGCGCATCGAGGTGGACGCCCAACTGCCGCTGGGCATGTTCGAGGAGACGCACTATGTCGCCCAGGAACTCCAGGTCCTGCCCGGCGACCGGCTGCTGGTGGTGAGCGACGGCGTGTTCGACGCCACCTCACCCCGGGGGGACCTCTACGGGGAGCGGGCCCTCGCCCGCGCGATCCACGCCACCAGCCTGCTCCCGGCGGCGAACGTGCCCCGTGCCGTACTCCGCGCGCTGGCCGAATTCCGGGAGGCGGACACGATCGACGACGCCCTGGTGCTCTGCCTCGACTGGTTCGGCCGCCCGAACGCCCCCGGGAGATGA
- a CDS encoding DUF721 domain-containing protein → MTETMNTSGRRLAPELSGVDLVRVAPHQAREAAKARDESGTCKEMRCTRAAISRGDGREPSGFAAVLQGLAADRAWDIPAAGGSILDQRPDVAAAFSPKPARALVRIARRENDVGYADRDNDPVGRTSVHLVGPSALDRAGAGIRYRIPCGFP, encoded by the coding sequence ATGACCGAGACCATGAACACCAGCGGCAGGCGGCTGGCCCCGGAACTGTCCGGCGTCGACCTGGTCCGGGTCGCGCCGCACCAGGCGCGCGAAGCGGCCAAGGCCCGCGACGAGTCGGGCACCTGCAAGGAGATGCGCTGCACCCGCGCTGCGATCTCGCGGGGCGACGGCCGGGAGCCGAGCGGATTCGCCGCTGTGCTCCAGGGCCTGGCGGCCGACCGGGCCTGGGACATCCCGGCCGCCGGCGGAAGCATCCTGGACCAGCGGCCGGACGTCGCGGCCGCGTTCTCACCGAAGCCGGCCCGGGCATTGGTTCGAATTGCTAGGAGGGAAAACGACGTTGGCTACGCTGACAGAGACAACGACCCTGTTGGGCGAACCTCGGTTCATCTGGTCGGACCCAGCGCCTTGGATCGAGCTGGAGCAGGAATTCGGTACCGAATTCCCTGCGGATTTCCGTGA
- a CDS encoding oxidoreductase has product MDLNLTSKTAVVTGAGRGIGLATVRALTAEGVRVVGAARTLTPELKDTGAHTVSADLSTAEGVAALMSEALDTLGGIDLLVNNVGAGDDMDPCGFLDTDDAHWSRVFDLNLLSAVRATRAALPSLIERRGSIVNVSSISARQPTSGPVAYSAAKAALTALGKTLAEEFGPLGVRVNTVSPGAVRTPVWVDPDGYGGKVAARAGMDHATFLEQMPPAFGIVSGRITEPEEVAALIAFLLSDVAGNITGADHIIDGGTVKTA; this is encoded by the coding sequence GTGGACCTCAACCTCACTTCGAAGACGGCGGTCGTCACCGGCGCCGGACGGGGCATCGGACTCGCCACCGTCCGGGCCCTGACCGCCGAGGGCGTCCGTGTCGTCGGTGCCGCCCGCACCCTCACCCCCGAACTGAAGGACACCGGCGCGCACACCGTGTCGGCCGACCTGAGCACCGCCGAAGGCGTCGCCGCCCTGATGAGCGAGGCCCTCGACACACTCGGCGGCATCGACCTGCTGGTGAACAACGTCGGCGCCGGGGACGACATGGACCCCTGCGGATTCCTCGACACCGACGACGCGCACTGGTCCCGGGTCTTCGACCTCAACCTGCTCAGCGCCGTGCGCGCCACCCGCGCCGCCCTGCCCAGCCTGATCGAACGCCGTGGATCGATCGTCAACGTCTCATCCATCAGCGCCCGGCAGCCCACCAGCGGCCCGGTCGCCTACAGCGCGGCCAAGGCGGCCCTCACCGCGCTGGGCAAGACCCTGGCGGAGGAGTTCGGGCCACTGGGCGTACGGGTGAACACCGTGTCCCCCGGCGCGGTCCGCACCCCCGTCTGGGTGGACCCCGACGGCTACGGCGGCAAGGTCGCGGCCAGAGCCGGGATGGACCACGCCACCTTCCTGGAGCAGATGCCACCGGCCTTCGGCATCGTCTCGGGCCGCATCACCGAGCCGGAAGAAGTCGCGGCCCTGATCGCCTTCCTCCTCTCGGACGTCGCCGGCAACATCACCGGCGCCGACCACATCATCGACGGCGGCACGGTCAAGACGGCCTGA
- a CDS encoding class I SAM-dependent methyltransferase, which yields MHPADPKPYWNTNVARHPDILRSVPEGCGDALDVGCGDGLLARKLAARVHRVTGIDKSPEMIARARDLAVDSPDLSLVEGDFLTADLPAAGYDFICSVTTIHHMDFEAALVRMRALLRPGGTLMVVGLAREANVTEWAAMIAAAPVVRITKKLRRASEPEGMPVAVPRMSYGQVRAVARRLLPGVRYRRHVLRRYSLTWEKPVR from the coding sequence GTGCACCCGGCCGATCCGAAGCCCTACTGGAACACCAACGTCGCCCGGCACCCGGACATCCTCCGTTCCGTGCCCGAGGGGTGTGGTGATGCGTTGGACGTCGGTTGCGGGGACGGGCTGCTGGCCCGGAAGCTCGCCGCGCGGGTGCACCGCGTCACGGGCATCGACAAGTCGCCCGAGATGATCGCCCGAGCCCGCGACCTCGCGGTCGACAGCCCGGACCTCTCCCTCGTCGAGGGCGACTTCCTCACCGCCGACCTCCCTGCCGCGGGCTACGACTTCATCTGCTCGGTGACCACGATCCATCACATGGACTTCGAGGCCGCCCTGGTGCGTATGCGTGCACTGCTGCGGCCGGGCGGCACGCTGATGGTCGTGGGCCTGGCCCGCGAGGCGAACGTGACCGAGTGGGCAGCGATGATCGCGGCAGCCCCGGTCGTGCGGATCACGAAGAAGCTGCGCCGCGCGAGTGAGCCGGAAGGCATGCCGGTCGCCGTCCCGCGGATGAGCTACGGACAGGTGCGGGCCGTCGCGCGACGGCTGCTGCCCGGTGTGCGCTACCGCCGCCATGTGCTCCGCCGGTACTCGCTGACCTGGGAGAAACCCGTCCGCTGA